A stretch of Aphanothece sacrum FPU1 DNA encodes these proteins:
- a CDS encoding isochorismate synthase translates to MMRTRNNVDFSQAKLSLADKLKAFFIHDIFLLPNTDKFIRLEVPLNSLNLLSWLQQQKNNIKTYWSDREQKFEMAGVGEADVIHGQQTIDLASCFNHFHKFLSPDCKNLRYYGGINFNGKPILASCWQGFGNYRFIVPRFELYRDNQNTSLVCNFKLQHSDSYNRQLEYLLNELDELVFDSFYKSKELPEFIKREDIPNERDWDQNINMALASFERGETAKIVLARQAIFEFLGQVEPLTVLEILKKSNTRLFRFCFQPSEGNAFIGGSPERLYFRLEKLLQTEAIAGTRSRGKSLREDQKFGEELLNSDKDLREHKFVVHSLQGALAQMCHSVGLNREPMLLKLNKIQHLYTPCNGILFDEVSDAEILSKLHPTPAVGGYPKVQALEVIEQIETFERGWYASPVGWVGHDSSEFVVGIRSGLINNNKLSLFSGAGIVQGSDPQEEWQEIENKIGTFLQIMKYFDKIKTPIQIG, encoded by the coding sequence ATGATGAGAACTCGTAACAATGTTGATTTTAGCCAAGCTAAATTGTCTCTAGCCGATAAGCTAAAAGCCTTTTTTATTCATGACATATTTTTATTACCAAATACTGATAAATTTATTCGGCTGGAAGTCCCCTTAAATTCTCTCAATTTGCTAAGTTGGCTTCAGCAACAAAAAAACAATATTAAAACCTATTGGTCAGATCGAGAACAAAAGTTTGAAATGGCTGGTGTAGGAGAAGCAGACGTTATACATGGTCAGCAAACAATTGATTTGGCCTCCTGTTTTAATCACTTCCATAAGTTCCTTTCTCCTGATTGCAAAAATCTTCGTTACTATGGAGGGATTAATTTCAATGGGAAACCAATTTTAGCCTCTTGTTGGCAAGGATTTGGCAATTATCGCTTTATTGTTCCTCGATTTGAATTGTATCGTGATAATCAGAATACTTCTCTAGTTTGCAACTTTAAACTTCAACATTCAGATAGTTATAACAGACAGTTAGAATACCTTTTAAATGAATTAGACGAACTGGTTTTTGATTCTTTTTACAAAAGCAAAGAATTACCTGAATTTATTAAGAGAGAAGATATTCCCAATGAACGTGACTGGGATCAAAATATTAACATGGCTTTAGCCAGCTTTGAGCGAGGTGAAACCGCTAAAATCGTTCTAGCACGCCAAGCCATTTTTGAATTTTTAGGGCAAGTAGAGCCTTTGACAGTGCTTGAAATACTAAAAAAATCCAATACTAGACTTTTTCGTTTTTGTTTTCAACCGAGTGAGGGAAACGCTTTTATCGGAGGCTCACCAGAACGCTTATATTTTCGCTTAGAAAAACTCTTACAAACTGAAGCAATTGCTGGTACTCGTAGCCGAGGAAAATCTTTACGAGAAGATCAAAAATTCGGTGAGGAACTTCTCAACTCTGATAAAGACCTCAGAGAACACAAATTTGTTGTTCATAGTTTGCAAGGCGCACTTGCTCAGATGTGTCATAGTGTAGGATTAAACCGAGAACCAATGCTTTTAAAACTGAATAAAATTCAGCACTTATATACTCCTTGCAACGGCATTTTATTTGATGAAGTTTCCGATGCAGAAATTTTATCTAAGTTACATCCGACACCTGCTGTAGGTGGCTATCCCAAAGTACAAGCTCTTGAAGTCATAGAGCAAATAGAGACTTTTGAAAGAGGTTGGTATGCAAGTCCCGTGGGATGGGTAGGACACGACTCATCTGAATTTGTCGTAGGAATTCGTTCTGGCTTAATAAACAATAATAAACTTTCTCTCTTTTCAGGCGCAGGCATTGTGCAGGGTTCTGATCCTCAAGAAGAATGGCAAGAAATCGAAAATA
- a CDS encoding DNA cytosine methyltransferase: MKVIDLFAGCGGLSLGFQNAGYSILAAYDNWEASVNVYRQNFNHPIYNWNLNQYLLYLEHFKNLNPDMIIGGPPCQDFSSAGKRDENLGRGDLTIAFVKIISEVLPKIFVLENVERFNQTHKYLQAKAILKKAEYGITEIILDASLCGVPQKIKRFFWIGIYQGKDNELNLYLKKNLSQKSMTIRDYLGDKFGIDYYYRHPRSYKRRAIFSIDEPSPTIRGVNRPIPKTYQSHLGDATLLSSKIRPLTTQERSYLQTFPDNFIWEGSKTNLEQMIGNAVPVKLAEYVANCILEYLNTHDKDDVNFFVSSQYNLEKKIQQLSLPL; encoded by the coding sequence ATGAAAGTGATTGATTTATTTGCGGGATGTGGTGGACTATCATTAGGGTTTCAAAATGCTGGATATAGTATTTTAGCTGCTTATGATAATTGGGAAGCTTCTGTTAATGTTTATCGTCAAAATTTCAATCATCCTATTTATAACTGGAATCTCAATCAATATCTATTATATCTAGAACACTTCAAAAATTTAAACCCTGATATGATTATAGGGGGCCCACCTTGTCAAGATTTTTCCAGTGCGGGAAAAAGAGATGAAAACTTAGGACGAGGAGATTTAACAATTGCCTTTGTTAAGATTATAAGCGAAGTTTTACCTAAAATATTTGTTTTAGAAAACGTAGAACGTTTCAATCAAACTCATAAATATTTACAGGCTAAAGCTATTTTAAAAAAAGCAGAATATGGTATAACAGAAATTATTTTAGATGCCAGTTTATGTGGTGTTCCACAAAAAATAAAGCGATTTTTTTGGATTGGTATTTATCAAGGGAAAGATAATGAATTAAATTTATACTTAAAAAAGAACTTATCTCAAAAATCCATGACAATTAGGGATTATTTGGGGGATAAATTTGGTATTGACTATTATTATAGACATCCTAGAAGTTACAAAAGACGAGCAATTTTTAGTATTGATGAACCAAGTCCAACTATCCGAGGTGTTAACCGACCTATTCCCAAAACCTATCAATCACATCTTGGTGATGCGACTTTATTATCCTCAAAAATTCGTCCTTTAACAACTCAAGAAAGAAGCTATCTACAAACCTTTCCTGATAATTTTATCTGGGAAGGTTCAAAAACAAATTTAGAACAGATGATAGGTAATGCTGTTCCTGTAAAATTAGCTGAATATGTAGCTAACTGTATTCTTGAATACTTGAATACACACGATAAAGACGATGTTAATTTTTTTGTTTCTTCACAATATAATTTAGAGAAAAAAATACAGCAATTATCTTTACCACTATAA
- a CDS encoding HindVP family restriction endonuclease, producing MNENINPRLFGINHSNRDFTKQECWGKNQFNSSFPAALACYMSHRNLEPVYLTINNQLNVNHSKISVSSILGLDYTSGDLFFAFERDYIPYQDIVIGNLPRIDLVTIDKSKNNLCLSGIEIKLTALPDNTTCELSDDKYGCEIVVRPPTIVYLAVSIAKTYQHNQQILKDYLNPICNLVQDWTSPSCILSVMNELVEAVDLTIHSCINHQFPLIMQPIWKTEGKSAKLHEQCLDIFMWSNLAFTRLFIDSAKSELNSDKITRHKRCVVWLAKMLFDFANINKINHVETIDQISLNTKNDKAFALSGSRTHQYHTR from the coding sequence ATGAATGAAAATATAAACCCTAGATTGTTTGGAATTAATCACTCTAATAGAGATTTTACTAAACAAGAATGTTGGGGCAAAAATCAATTTAATAGTTCTTTTCCTGCTGCTTTAGCTTGTTATATGAGTCACAGGAACTTAGAACCAGTTTATTTAACAATTAATAATCAGCTAAATGTCAATCATAGCAAGATTTCTGTATCTTCAATTTTAGGTTTAGATTATACTTCTGGTGATCTATTTTTTGCTTTTGAAAGAGATTATATACCTTATCAAGATATCGTGATAGGAAATCTCCCAAGAATTGATTTAGTAACAATTGATAAATCGAAAAACAATTTATGTTTAAGCGGAATAGAAATAAAACTAACCGCTTTACCAGATAATACAACTTGTGAGTTATCAGATGATAAATATGGATGTGAAATTGTTGTTAGACCACCAACAATAGTATATCTAGCCGTTAGTATTGCCAAAACTTATCAACACAATCAACAAATACTAAAGGATTATCTTAATCCAATTTGCAATCTAGTTCAAGATTGGACATCTCCAAGTTGTATTCTCTCTGTCATGAATGAATTAGTTGAAGCTGTTGATCTTACGATTCATTCATGTATTAATCATCAATTTCCTCTTATTATGCAACCTATTTGGAAAACAGAAGGAAAATCTGCTAAACTTCATGAACAATGTTTAGATATATTTATGTGGAGTAACTTAGCTTTTACCAGGTTATTCATAGATTCAGCAAAATCAGAACTTAATTCAGATAAAATAACCCGTCATAAACGATGTGTTGTATGGTTAGCTAAAATGTTATTTGATTTTGCTAACATAAATAAAATTAATCATGTAGAAACAATAGACCAGATTTCATTAAATACTAAAAATGACAAAGCTTTTGCTTTAAGTGGATCAAGAACTCATCAATATCATACAAGGTAA
- a CDS encoding SufS family cysteine desulfurase, which produces MTAIKEKTIAVKVRKDFPILHQKIHGKPLIYLDSAATSQKPVAVLDALRNYYEQDNSNVHRGAHTLSVRATEAYEGARDKIAKLINAASRQEIIFTRNATEAINLVAYSWGLNNLKPGDEIITSVMEHHSNIVPWQIIAKKTGAVIKYVQLTADETFDLEHFKSLLSDKTKLVTIVHISNTLGCLNPVNEVIKLAHKSGIKVLIDACQSVPHTLIDVQAMGCDWLVASGHKMCGPSGIGFLYGKKAILEEMPPFLGGGEMINEVFFDGFTCGELPHKFEAGTPAIGEAIALGAAVDYLMGIGMDNIHAYEEELTAYLFKKLGEIPNLRIYGPKPTEDGKGRAALAAFNIEGIHGSDLSTLLDHEGFAIRSGHHCTQPLHRLFNASGSCRVSLYFYNTREEIDAFIVALKDTIDFFTNMME; this is translated from the coding sequence ATGACTGCTATTAAAGAAAAAACCATCGCCGTAAAAGTCCGTAAAGATTTCCCGATTTTACATCAAAAAATTCACGGCAAACCTTTGATTTATTTAGACAGTGCTGCTACTTCTCAAAAACCTGTTGCGGTACTTGATGCTTTACGCAATTATTACGAACAAGATAATTCAAATGTTCATCGTGGGGCCCATACTTTAAGTGTCAGGGCGACAGAAGCTTATGAAGGGGCAAGAGATAAGATAGCTAAGCTTATTAATGCAGCTTCTCGTCAAGAAATTATCTTTACCAGAAATGCAACTGAAGCTATCAATTTAGTAGCATATAGTTGGGGATTAAATAATCTAAAACCAGGGGATGAAATTATCACCTCTGTTATGGAACATCACAGTAATATTGTTCCTTGGCAAATCATCGCTAAAAAGACAGGGGCAGTGATTAAATATGTTCAATTAACTGCTGATGAAACCTTTGATTTAGAACACTTCAAATCTTTGTTATCTGACAAAACGAAGTTGGTTACAATTGTCCATATTTCTAATACATTAGGCTGTCTTAATCCTGTGAATGAGGTTATTAAATTAGCCCATAAATCAGGAATAAAAGTATTAATTGATGCTTGTCAAAGTGTTCCTCATACCCTTATTGATGTACAAGCAATGGGCTGTGATTGGTTAGTAGCGAGTGGTCATAAAATGTGTGGCCCATCTGGTATTGGTTTCTTGTATGGAAAGAAAGCAATATTAGAAGAAATGCCTCCATTTTTAGGCGGGGGAGAAATGATTAATGAAGTCTTTTTTGATGGCTTTACTTGTGGAGAATTACCCCATAAATTTGAAGCGGGAACCCCTGCTATTGGAGAAGCGATCGCTTTAGGGGCAGCCGTTGATTATTTAATGGGAATAGGTATGGATAATATTCATGCTTACGAAGAAGAATTAACTGCTTATTTGTTTAAGAAATTAGGAGAAATTCCTAATCTGAGAATTTATGGACCAAAACCTACAGAAGATGGCAAAGGAAGGGCAGCATTAGCTGCATTTAATATTGAAGGGATACATGGCAGTGACTTATCAACCCTCTTAGATCATGAAGGTTTTGCTATTCGTTCAGGACACCATTGTACTCAACCCTTACATCGATTATTTAATGCTTCTGGAAGTTGTCGAGTTAGTTTATACTTTTATAATACCCGTGAAGAAATTGATGCCTTTATTGTGGCATTAAAAGATACCATTGATTTTTTTACAAACATGATGGAATAA
- the sufD gene encoding Fe-S cluster assembly protein SufD yields the protein MNNPTLDKTGSETYLDNLLQQCQANPPVIDADYLQTLRKNAVSEVQELSFPSKRDEEWRFTDISQLYELEFTAAKPATVSQQIADIFILPETQKSCLVFVNGQYVSQLSNVSALPTDIYIGNLSNLSDTQKSKVVKFLGKQEGERDAFTALNTAGIRDVAVILVNPNIIVETPIELLFIAVGSDSPSLIQPRTLVVAEKGSSLSLVEYYGRLEQCSEVIQNQPYFTNSVTEICLEDNAQINHSRIQRELADSFHIGKTAITQNQDSRYTCNEVNLGAKLSRHTLQIWQNGKQTETNLNGLTMIDGEQISDTHSAVLLNHTHGTAHQLHKCIIDGNGHGIFNGKIFVPKPAQVTNATQLNRNLLLSPKARINTKPELQITADNVKCSHGATISQLEADELFYLQSRGLNETDSRHLLIDAFAAEILEKIPLTSLRQRLTQCVVCRTLDA from the coding sequence ATGAATAACCCAACCCTAGACAAAACCGGTTCAGAAACCTACTTAGACAACTTATTACAACAGTGTCAAGCCAATCCTCCTGTTATTGATGCTGACTATCTGCAAACCTTACGGAAAAATGCTGTTTCTGAAGTCCAAGAATTAAGTTTTCCTAGTAAACGGGATGAAGAATGGCGGTTTACGGATATTTCCCAATTGTATGAGCTAGAATTTACAGCAGCAAAACCCGCAACAGTTAGTCAACAAATTGCTGATATTTTTATCTTACCTGAAACTCAAAAAAGCTGCCTCGTTTTTGTCAATGGGCAATATGTTTCCCAATTATCTAATGTTTCTGCTTTACCAACAGATATCTATATCGGAAATTTAAGCAACCTTTCAGATACACAAAAAAGTAAAGTTGTCAAGTTTTTAGGTAAACAAGAAGGGGAAAGAGACGCTTTTACGGCATTGAATACAGCAGGAATTAGGGATGTTGCTGTGATTTTGGTCAATCCTAATATTATCGTTGAAACCCCCATAGAATTGCTTTTTATTGCTGTTGGAAGTGATAGTCCTAGCCTTATTCAACCTCGTACTTTAGTTGTAGCAGAAAAGGGATCTAGTTTATCATTAGTTGAATATTATGGCCGACTTGAACAATGTTCTGAAGTGATACAAAATCAGCCTTATTTTACTAATTCTGTGACAGAAATTTGCTTAGAAGATAACGCCCAAATTAACCATAGTCGCATTCAACGAGAATTGGCGGATAGCTTCCATATTGGGAAGACTGCCATTACTCAAAATCAAGACAGTCGTTATACTTGTAATGAAGTGAATTTAGGAGCAAAATTGTCTCGTCATACTCTACAAATATGGCAAAATGGCAAGCAAACGGAAACGAATCTTAACGGGTTAACCATGATTGATGGTGAGCAAATTTCGGATACTCATAGTGCTGTTTTGCTCAATCATACTCATGGTACTGCTCATCAGTTACATAAATGTATTATAGATGGTAATGGTCACGGTATTTTTAATGGCAAAATATTCGTTCCTAAACCGGCCCAAGTCACCAATGCTACCCAATTAAATCGAAATTTGTTATTATCACCCAAAGCCCGTATTAATACCAAACCAGAATTACAAATTACGGCAGATAATGTTAAATGTTCCCATGGGGCAACCATTAGTCAATTAGAAGCAGATGAACTCTTTTATTTACAGAGTCGGGGCTTAAATGAAACTGATTCCCGTCACTTATTAATTGATGCTTTTGCCGCAGAAATATTAGAAAAAATACCTCTAACTTCTTTGCGACAAAGACTGACTCAATGTGTTGTTTGTCGTACCCTAGATGCTTAA
- a CDS encoding DUF4351 domain-containing protein: MLLNYNPNHCLPSAEDLPDSDDTPVDNELQDLIPHLLQSILALIWSERQDWYFGVDMGIYYDPYQPAIVPDGFLSVGVPRIIDEDLRLSYVLWEEQKIPILALEVVSHKRRKEYTQKKDFYAQMGILYYVIYNPLRKRKLGLEVYQLNNGEYELLKGEPIWLSEIGIGIGRERGSYQGIEREWLYWYDQQGKRCLTPEEQIKRQGEERQKQGEMEGKQALILRQLHLKLGNIPLSTEQKVKELSSNNLDNLSLALFDFSDLDSLNQWLTEN; encoded by the coding sequence ATGCTATTAAACTATAATCCGAACCATTGTCTCCCCTCTGCGGAAGATTTACCTGATTCTGATGATACCCCAGTGGATAACGAATTACAAGACCTTATTCCCCATTTACTTCAGTCTATTCTGGCATTAATTTGGTCAGAAAGACAAGATTGGTATTTTGGGGTTGATATGGGTATTTATTATGATCCTTATCAACCTGCCATTGTTCCCGATGGATTTTTAAGTGTAGGTGTCCCTCGTATTATTGATGAAGATTTACGCTTATCTTATGTGTTGTGGGAAGAACAAAAAATTCCCATTTTAGCTTTAGAAGTTGTCTCTCATAAAAGACGTAAAGAATATACGCAAAAGAAAGATTTTTATGCACAAATGGGGATTTTATATTATGTAATTTATAATCCATTACGCAAAAGAAAACTCGGTTTAGAAGTCTATCAATTAAATAATGGAGAATATGAATTACTAAAAGGTGAACCCATTTGGTTATCAGAAATTGGAATAGGAATAGGGAGAGAGAGGGGAAGTTATCAAGGGATTGAACGGGAATGGTTATATTGGTATGATCAACAAGGTAAACGTTGTTTAACCCCAGAAGAACAGATAAAACGGCAAGGAGAAGAAAGACAAAAACAAGGAGAAATGGAAGGAAAACAAGCTTTAATTTTACGTCAACTTCATCTAAAATTAGGCAATATTCCTTTATCAACCGAACAAAAAGTTAAAGAACTATCGTCTAATAATTTAGATAATTTATCCCTAGCTTTATTTGATTTTTCAGACTTAGATAGTTTAAATCAGTGGTTAACTGAAAATTGA
- the sufC gene encoding Fe-S cluster assembly ATPase SufC, which yields MSNVILSVKNLTANVEGTPILKGLNLEIKAGEVHAIMGRNGSGKSTLSKVLTGHPDYEVTGGEVLYKGENILDKEPHERALDGIFLAFQYPLEIPGVSNLDFLRVAYNARQKHLGLEEIDTFDFEDLVGEKLEIVKMNPSFLERSLNEGFSGGEKKRNEILQMALLEPSLAILDEIDSGLDIDALRIVANGVNQLATPDNALLVITHYQRLLDYIEPHYVHVMHAGQIVKTGGKELALELEATGYDFIEEKLLAKA from the coding sequence ATGAGTAACGTTATCTTATCTGTTAAAAATTTGACTGCTAATGTGGAAGGAACCCCTATTCTAAAAGGGCTTAACCTAGAAATTAAGGCAGGTGAAGTTCATGCTATTATGGGCAGAAATGGCTCAGGAAAAAGTACCTTATCAAAAGTTTTAACGGGTCATCCTGATTATGAAGTAACTGGGGGTGAAGTGCTTTATAAGGGAGAAAATATCTTAGATAAAGAACCCCATGAAAGAGCATTAGATGGCATCTTTTTAGCCTTTCAATATCCTTTAGAAATTCCTGGAGTCAGTAACTTAGATTTCTTACGGGTTGCTTATAATGCCCGTCAGAAACATTTAGGGTTAGAAGAAATTGACACTTTTGATTTTGAAGATTTAGTTGGGGAGAAATTAGAAATTGTTAAAATGAATCCTAGCTTCTTAGAAAGAAGTTTAAATGAGGGATTCTCTGGGGGTGAAAAAAAACGCAACGAAATCCTACAAATGGCTTTATTAGAACCTAGTTTAGCTATTTTAGATGAAATTGATTCAGGATTAGATATTGATGCTTTAAGAATTGTAGCAAACGGAGTTAATCAGTTAGCAACCCCTGATAATGCTTTATTGGTTATTACCCATTATCAACGCTTACTTGATTATATTGAACCTCATTATGTTCATGTGATGCACGCTGGACAAATTGTGAAAACAGGTGGTAAAGAATTAGCCCTTGAATTAGAAGCAACTGGTTATGACTTCATTGAAGAAAAATTACTAGCCAAAGCTTAA